In the genome of Anabaena cylindrica PCC 7122, the window CAGATGATCACCAGAAAGAATCAAAAATTCTTCTACATCCCAATCCTGTAACATCCAGATGTACTGACGCACCGCATCAGCCGTACCTTGGAACCAGTTAGGATTTTCTGGTGTTTGCTGTGCAGCCAGCACTTCTACAAAACCTTCGCTGAAACCACTAAAATTGTAAGCACGAGCAATGTGACGATTCAGAGAAGCTGAGTTGAATTGTGTCAACACATAGATTTTAAAAATTTCTGAATTGATGCAGTTGCTAACAGGGATATCTATTAAGCGGTACTTACCAGCAACTGGTACTGCTGGTTTAGCACGGAGTTTGGTTAGCGGATAAAGCCGAGTACCCGCACCCCCACCAAGAATGATTGCTAAGACTTTTTTCACAAAATTTCTCCGAACTGCCTTTCAACTCTCATCTACAGTTTAGGACTGTATGTGGCAGCTGATAAGGGGGGATCAAAGAATCTTGCGAAGGAATTTTTGAGAACGCTGTTGGTAACGAATAACGTTGCTGAATCAGGGAGAATATTAGAACATTTGTATTAATAAATCAGGAAACTTCATCAAAATCCATGTTCCTGGATTTCAATAGCCCTATTTTGCTGAGTATCAACGAAAATACTGCTAAAGCGCAGAATCTACATCAGTCGTTTGATTCATTTGATGCGTTTGATTCATTTGATGGGGTGATAGTGTGGAGTCTTTTGCTTTTACCCCTATCAATAGAGCTAATTCTAGCCACTTCCAGTAACAGTCAACATCTGTAAAACCAATCTTTCGTAACCAAATCAGTTGTGTTTCCACATCTAAAAGTTTATTTGAGGGGTCATCGTTTTCTGTTTCGCTACCGAGTGCTTCTAAAAACTTCTCGTGTACCGTGGGTGTTGACGACGCTACGTGTTCTAAGTTACAGAAAATACCACCTGGTTCCAGACGTTGGAAAATTTCTGCATACAAAGAAAGTTTGCGTTCATGGATAAGATGATGAATAGCAAAACTAGAAACAATTGCATCAAATAAACCTAAATCTGGTAAAGGTTCATTTAAATCATGGCTGATGACTTGTACAGTTTTATCTTCAAAAAACCTTCGTTTGACTGCTTCTAGCATAGTAGGAGAAAAGTCAATTGCTATGCTGTTCATCTGGGGACGGTCAATTTTGAGTAACGCTAATAAGCGTCCGTCTCCAGTTCCTAAGTCAAGTATGCGTTTAATATTTTGAGGAACCTGTGCTAACAAAACAGCTTCCCCTTCAGTGCGGTGGGGTATTTTATCTGCTTTTTCTAAATAGCGTAAAGCGTGTTCTGATGTTGTCCAAAGATTGATATTATTCATGTTAGTAATTTGGGAAACTTTTCTGCTAACCAAGTAAATACAATAATACCCAAAATATCAGCAGCTAAATCGGTAATATCAGCACTGCGATAAGGCACAAAAGATTGTACTATCTCATCAATTATAGAAACTAATAAGACTATGAACGGTGCAAGAGGTAAAGGAATATTAAATATTTTAAACTTACGTTGATTTAATGCTTGATGACCGAGATAAGCTGCCATTCCTAATAAAAGAAAATGCATAATCGTGTCGTAATGGGCAAATATTGCTAGTTCCGTAGGCATAATGCGGAGGTAAGCTGAGATAAAGATAGAAAGTAAAATTCCCAAATAAACCCAAAACGCAAAAACCCAACGTTGATGAGTTGTCATTTATATGCTTTTGAATGGTGTTTTGCTGAATACAGAGATATCAGCACACATTCCGCAAATTGCAAACTTGGATATTGGGAATTTTAATCTAGCTGTTAACTAAGCGTGTAAATTGGCTTGTTCTTGTAACCAAGGATCTACAGGTTGTCCATCTTTGCGTTTTAGTTCTATTTCTATGACCATCACTTCTTTAGAACCAGGAGGTGCGGGTTTTTTGTGGAAAATAATCTCGTAGTCTGCTGGGTTGTGTTGGCGTTCTTGCAACCATTCTTGTACTTTGGTGATAGCAAAGAATGATTGCCCTTGTTCAAACATTCGGGTAATTTGTAACTGTAATGTGTAAGGATTAATGCGACTCATTTTTATTGACTCCTTTGGTAGTTTGAATTATTATAGTCTCACGCAAAGGCGCAAAGACGCAAAGAGGAAGATTCAGTTGGGAGTTTTTTATTCTTCTGTATTAAATTCAACTTTATCATAAATATCTGCAAGAGTGATTTGGCAGGGAATGGAAGCTAAATTTAAATTTTTATCTGCATCTGTAATTTCGGAAAATATCCATTTGTTATTATCTGTTCTAAAATATTGCTCAACGTGCATTGTGTATTGATCAATTAAAATATATTCTTGTACAGTAGTAATTGCGCGATAAGCTGCGAATTTTTCATCTCTATCTTTGCTTCTGGTATATTTGGATAATACTTCTGCAATCATCGCAGGATTTACTAAAGTGTCTTTTCTTCCTTCTTCATAAATTAAGGGATTTTTCACGACCATAACATCAGGATAAGTGTGAATTTTTTTGTCAGGAATCCAAAGACGTTGATCTGTAACAAAGACTTGATAAGGTTGTCGTTTGAGAGCAAAGTTTAGCACAGCATAGAAATTGCCCGCAAGCTGGTTATGATTTGGTGTTCCACCTGTCATTGGTATAATTAATCCATTGATATATTCGTGACGTATTTCTGAGTTTACCTCTAGTTCTAGGTATTCTTCAGGTGAATAGTAGCGTGTTTCTTGTGCAAGAGTCATAATTTTTATCTCTTAACTCTGTTACAATTATAATGCGTTATTTTCTATGTATTCACAAAATTAAAAATAGGAGTAATGAAGAACGGATGGATAAAATGGAAAATCAACTGATTGAATATGCAGTTATTTACGAACGTGGTGAGACAAATTGGGGTGCTTATGTTCCTGACTTACCAGGTTGTGTCAGCATTGGGGATACTTTAGCAGAAGTACAGGAAAATATTAAAGAAGCTATAGAATTGTATTTGGAAGTATTGAAAGAAGATGGAAAACCTATACCCAAACCTTCTACAATTGTTGGTAAAGTTTCTGTGAATGTATAATTATAATTACTGTTGAATTTGATATGATATTTATTGACAGTTAGAAAATGGTAAAAATACAATGACAATTAAAGAACAAATTACGCAAGAATTAGAAAAACTACCTGAACCAGTGTTACAAGAGGTTTTAGATTTTGTGCAGTTTTTACAAACTAAACAACAACAAAAAGAGATGTTAGAAATTACGATTATGAGTGAATATTCGCTGGCACAGGATTGGTTAAAACCAGAGGAATACTTAGCATGACAGAATTTATAAAAGGTGATATTGTAATATATTGTTAACTATTAGATTCATAAAGACTTTGTAAATGTGGTGGTAAATCTACATCTTCCTGCCAATTTTCGACGGAAGCAGTAGGAAGACCACTTAACTCAGATAAATCTTTTATTTTTCTAATTAATAGTTCAATTAAAGTTCCATTTTTTGATAATTCAAATAAATCTTCCTTGTCCAAAACAATGATTATTTTATTTGTTCTAGCATGAAAAATTATTTGCTGAAGTCTACAATCACTTACTTTTCTTTGCCTTTCTTTACTATTTCGTTTAGGAAAACCTGTTGCCCCGTTTAATGTAACAAAAATTCCCAGACCTGCATATATCAAATTATCCTCCATTATGCTACATAATCGAGCAAATTGTTTATGTGGTAAAGGAGCTTTTGTAGCTTTAGCTTCAATTACTATATCTCTCTGATTTCTCTTAAGATATAGAGCATCGGAGACTTCTTGCCATTCAAAATCATGACCACTAACTAACAAATCATACTGAGGTCCTGCTGACTGAAAACTCTTAATTGATTGAACACCTTTTAGACCTTTAAAAACTAGCACTACTATCTGCTCTAGTAGCTTACCAGCTTGTTGTATTTCTTGCTTTGTCAATTTTTCTTTTTGCGAAAGCTCATTAAGTTTATCTAAATATTCAGAAATTCTTATGTCCGCTTTATATAAATAAGAGGTTAATTTAATTCCCCGTTCCTTTAACTTTTCATAGGCTTCAAAATAATCTTTAACAATTTCATCATCTGAAATACTCATAGCTTAATTAAACAAGTTCACGTTGTTTCACAAAATGTGCCATGAAATCATAAGATAACTCATTATAATCATGTACACTCTTTTCACAAAGTGGGCAAAACCACGGCAAGTTAGGAAAGCCTTGACCAAATGGAATCGCACCAGCGGGTACATCTGGTTCACAATTATGATATATAAGTAATTTCATTTCACAGAGTCCCTCATTTTCAAGAATCGTTAAGACTGCAAGAGCATCAGAGCGTTTTATACCCAACTGCACAGCAAGTTGATGTGGCATCACACCATTGGTTGATGCCGACATAAAATGCTTACTCAGTTCAGCCTTCTGATTTTCAGATAAGAAGTCCAAATGACCCTTGTGGATAAAACTAATCATGGCTTTAGCCTTGAAGTTGAAGTTCTTTTAGTAGAAACTCAAGAACAGAGGTACTACCACCATAGCATTTTAGATGTGGAAAAGAGTCTTGGGTTTTGGAATCTGGTTTAAGTCCAAAATAGCAGTGTGTTTTAATGAGAGGTTTTCTTGTAACTTTTTTTAACGTTTTTGCCTCTATTTCGCTTGGTGTTAGTTCTCTATCCAACTGAAATTCATAGGATTTAGTACCCCACTCTTTAATCAAGGTTAACAAAATTGCATCTTCAGCATTACCCATCTTTTCTGGATCACCTACTAAACCGAGTTTATTTAAAACTGAATGAGCTAATTTTTCTGACAAGGCTTGTAATCCTCTCACATCAATTTCCTCAACTCCTGCACTATGAGCATTTATAGCCAGTCCTGAAGCTTCGGCTCTAATACGTAAGTGTTTCCATTTGTAGACAATACCATCTATTGATTTATTAAGATATTTTTCCCACATATCATGCAAAACAAGTTGATGAAGATTACGCGCTTTCCAGTCAGCGTTACAATGACTTGCTAATTCATCAATAAATGTAGGAATATGATTCCAGAAAGGGAATTGAGTGCGTTGCTCTATTTGTTCATCTGTAGTTGAACTATAAGTAAATCCGTTCCATGATAAAGCTACGTAATCTTTAGCTACCTCGGCAATTACAGACCAGCGAATATAACGCTCATCTAGTTTACTAGCACTTCCACTTCCTCTTCTAACATAATCAACAATTCTATAAATTCGGATATACCATTTCTTCTTGTGTTGACCAGCTTCCTCAATTGGTCCGTACCAACCCTCTTTCCCAAATTCAGTTAACAGCGATTTAGCGGAATTCAGATTTGGAGTAATAGTGCATGAACCTGATTTTAAACTCAACCATGTTCTTGATTGTTTTACATAAGGGAGTAATATTTGTTCTGGAGTAAGCTTACCTTTTTCTAGTGCATCGGCTATGTGTATAGCTACATTATCCTTTTTCAAATTACTAGTCCCTGATAAAATGAGTCGGAGAGTTTCAACAGTAAACTCCGTACTTGACAGAAATTTCTCACAAAAGTCTTTACCAGGGGTATACCCATTATCAACAAAAGCATTAATACTCATAAAATATTGGCTAGGATATCGCGTTGATGCACTGGAAATGGGGTTAAAAAAATAGCATAGCAAAATATAGGGTAGGCAATATACCTACCCCACAAACTCCTATTTTAACGCTGCTAACAAATCATTTTTTGCTGTTTCTAAAGCTTCTGGTAATTTGGTTGCGTCACGTCCCCCAGCTTGGGCTAAATTGGGTTTTCCACCACCACCACCACCACAGATTTTTGCTATAGTTCCGACAAATTTCCCAGCTTGTACACTTTTCTTATTCACTTCGAGGCTGAAAGCTGCAACTATACTCACTTTCCCAGCTTCGGGAACTGAACCTAAAACCACCGCACCGTTACCGATTTTCTGCAATAATCTTTCCGCAGCAGCTTTTAATGATTCTGCGTCCACGTCTTCCATTTGGGCGATAATGATTTTATGTTCACCTACTGTTTCCGCAGTCTGTAATAAGCTGTCAGATTTGACTATGGCTATCTGTGCTTTCAGGCTTTCGATTTGTTTTTCGCTGTTGCGGAGTTCAGTTTGCAGAGTTGTAATTCTGTCTGGTATTTCTTCTGGTTTGACTTTAAAGCGATCGCTCAAATCTTTAACCACTTTATCACGCACGTTCAAATAATCCAATATCGCTGCACCAGAAACAGCTTCTATTCTTCTCACTCCAGAAGCAACTCCCGCTTCCGAAATAATCTTGAAAACGCCAATTTCCGCAGTGTTGCTAACGTGAGTTCCCCCGCACAGTTCCATTGACACACCAGGGAAGTCAATCACGCGTACATCATCACCGTACTTTTCCCCAAACATCGCTACTGCACCTTTAGCTTTTGCTTCTGCTATAGGTAGTACTTCTACTTTAGCAGCATGAGCTTCCGAAATCCAAGTATTTACTAATTCTTCTATTTGTTGAACTTCTTCAGCAGTTAAAGCGCGAGGACAGTTAAAATCAAACCGCAATCTATCAAAAGAAACTAAAGAACCAGCTTGAGAAATTCCTTCATCAACAACTTTTTTTAGTGCAGCTTGTAATAAATGAGTTGCTGTATGATTAGCTTGAGCGCGACGACGACAAGCGGTGTCAATTTGGGCGGTAACATGATCACCAATTCTAATTGTTCCCCGTTCAATGCGTCCGAAATGAATAAAGAAATCAGATTCTTTTTTCACATCTTCTATTCTGATTAAAATTCCATCACCAGAAATATATCCCTTATCGCCGATTTGTCCACCTGATTCAGCATAAAAAGGAGTTTTATCAAGAACAATTTGTACTTCTGTTCCTGCTTCTGCTGCTTCCTCAGAAACACCTGAAACTAATAAAACTTCGATTTTAGCTGTTGTTGCCGTTGCGGTATAACCGATAAAATCTGTCGAGTGGATATGTTCTGCAAGTTTATCTAAAGAACCTTGAACAGTTAAATCAATGGTTTCGTGTGCAGCTTTTGCGCGTTCTATCTGTTTTTGCATTTCTGCATTGAAACCTTCAACGTCAACAGTCAGATTATTTTCCTCTGCGACTTCTTGGGTTAATTCTAATGGGAAACCGTAGGTATCATAAAGAGTAAACGCACTTTCACCAGTAATAGATTTTTGTCCTTGCTGTTTTACAGTTTCGATAATTTCAGCTAACAGCTTTTCTCCTCTATCTAAAGTTTTCAAGAAATTTACTTCTTCCCGTTGTAATTCGGCTTTAATAGGAGCTTCCCTTTTTCGCAAATTTGGGTAAACTGATTCAGAAAGAGAAATTGCTGTTTCTGCAACTTGGTTAATAAATTCTCCAGAAATACCAATTAATCTCCCATGTCTAACGACGCGACGAATCAAACGCCGTAAAACGTAACCTCTACCAACATTAGAAGCGCGAATTTCATCAGCAATCATGTGAACAACAGAACGGACATGATCACCAATTACTTTTAAAGAAATCTTGGTATTTTCATCACTTTGATGATAATCAATCTTGGCAATTTTTGCCGCAGTTTCAATAATCGGGAAAATCAAATCTGTTTCATAATTATTCGGCTTCTTTTGCAGGATTTGCGCCATTCTTTCCAAACCCATTCCTGTGTCAATGTTTTTATTTTGCAACGGGGTTAAATTTCCCGAAACATCCCGATTATATTGCATGAATACCAAGTTATAAAACTCGATAAATCGGGTATCATCTTCCAAATCAATGTTATCGTCACCTAATTCTGGGTGAAAATCGTAATAAATTTCCGAACAAGGGCCACAGGGACCGGTGGGGCCAGATACCCAAAAGTTATCATCTGCACCCATGCGCTTGATGCGTTTTTCATTTACACCAATATTATCGCGCCAAATTGCAAATGCTTCGTCGTCTTCCTCAAACACGCTGACAACGAGATTTTGAGGAGAAATCCCAAAAACTTGAGTTGATATTTCCCAACCCCATGCGATCGCTTGTGCTTTAAAATAATCACCAAAGCTAAAATTTCCCAACATCTCAAAAAATGTATGATGGCGCTTAGTCCGTCCCACATTTTCGATATCATTGGTACGGATACATTTCTGAGAAGTCGTAGCGCGTTTAAATTCCGGTGTCCGCTGTCCCAGGAATATCGGTTTAAACGGTAACATCCCCGCAATAGTCAGCAGCACAGTAGGATCTTCTGGAACCAGGGAAGCACTCGGAAGCGGTTGGTGTCCCCGTTGGGTGTAGAAGTCAAGGAATAAAGCGCGAATATCGTTACCGCTAAGATACTGGGGAGTTGAAGACATGAGTAATTACAAAAATAGTTTTAATCAAAGGAACAGTTACACAGGCCAAAGACCTATATTCTACAAGTCTCTACATTCTCTATTACACAAAGCAAGTTAGGTTAATCAGAAACCGCTATATTTGCAAAAGCAGCATTATTCTATTTTTGCATTTTGTTTCAATTGCTTGCCAATAAAAGCATCTTAGTTCGGCAAAAATATTTAGGAAAGTATCTCAAAAGCAACTGCTTCAGCGTTTAGAGAGGTCTTTGTTCACAAAAGCTACCTATTTCCAATAGCTGATACCTTCCATGGAATTAATATAACTCTAGTAGGATGATTAAACTTGCTTAAATAAATGATACTTATCAGTGAAGGATTATATTAAAAAAAGGTCATGTATGGCTCTGAAAATGAAAGTATCGAATCTTGCAGGTGATAAATGTG includes:
- a CDS encoding class I SAM-dependent methyltransferase, whose product is MNNINLWTTSEHALRYLEKADKIPHRTEGEAVLLAQVPQNIKRILDLGTGDGRLLALLKIDRPQMNSIAIDFSPTMLEAVKRRFFEDKTVQVISHDLNEPLPDLGLFDAIVSSFAIHHLIHERKLSLYAEIFQRLEPGGIFCNLEHVASSTPTVHEKFLEALGSETENDDPSNKLLDVETQLIWLRKIGFTDVDCYWKWLELALLIGVKAKDSTLSPHQMNQTHQMNQTTDVDSAL
- a CDS encoding VanZ family protein, which produces MTTHQRWVFAFWVYLGILLSIFISAYLRIMPTELAIFAHYDTIMHFLLLGMAAYLGHQALNQRKFKIFNIPLPLAPFIVLLVSIIDEIVQSFVPYRSADITDLAADILGIIVFTWLAEKFPKLLT
- a CDS encoding Uma2 family endonuclease, producing the protein MTLAQETRYYSPEEYLELEVNSEIRHEYINGLIIPMTGGTPNHNQLAGNFYAVLNFALKRQPYQVFVTDQRLWIPDKKIHTYPDVMVVKNPLIYEEGRKDTLVNPAMIAEVLSKYTRSKDRDEKFAAYRAITTVQEYILIDQYTMHVEQYFRTDNNKWIFSEITDADKNLNLASIPCQITLADIYDKVEFNTEE
- a CDS encoding type II toxin-antitoxin system HicB family antitoxin, whose product is MENQLIEYAVIYERGETNWGAYVPDLPGCVSIGDTLAEVQENIKEAIELYLEVLKEDGKPIPKPSTIVGKVSVNV
- a CDS encoding DUF2281 domain-containing protein, yielding MTIKEQITQELEKLPEPVLQEVLDFVQFLQTKQQQKEMLEITIMSEYSLAQDWLKPEEYLA
- the alaS gene encoding alanine--tRNA ligase, which codes for MSSTPQYLSGNDIRALFLDFYTQRGHQPLPSASLVPEDPTVLLTIAGMLPFKPIFLGQRTPEFKRATTSQKCIRTNDIENVGRTKRHHTFFEMLGNFSFGDYFKAQAIAWGWEISTQVFGISPQNLVVSVFEEDDEAFAIWRDNIGVNEKRIKRMGADDNFWVSGPTGPCGPCSEIYYDFHPELGDDNIDLEDDTRFIEFYNLVFMQYNRDVSGNLTPLQNKNIDTGMGLERMAQILQKKPNNYETDLIFPIIETAAKIAKIDYHQSDENTKISLKVIGDHVRSVVHMIADEIRASNVGRGYVLRRLIRRVVRHGRLIGISGEFINQVAETAISLSESVYPNLRKREAPIKAELQREEVNFLKTLDRGEKLLAEIIETVKQQGQKSITGESAFTLYDTYGFPLELTQEVAEENNLTVDVEGFNAEMQKQIERAKAAHETIDLTVQGSLDKLAEHIHSTDFIGYTATATTAKIEVLLVSGVSEEAAEAGTEVQIVLDKTPFYAESGGQIGDKGYISGDGILIRIEDVKKESDFFIHFGRIERGTIRIGDHVTAQIDTACRRRAQANHTATHLLQAALKKVVDEGISQAGSLVSFDRLRFDFNCPRALTAEEVQQIEELVNTWISEAHAAKVEVLPIAEAKAKGAVAMFGEKYGDDVRVIDFPGVSMELCGGTHVSNTAEIGVFKIISEAGVASGVRRIEAVSGAAILDYLNVRDKVVKDLSDRFKVKPEEIPDRITTLQTELRNSEKQIESLKAQIAIVKSDSLLQTAETVGEHKIIIAQMEDVDAESLKAAAERLLQKIGNGAVVLGSVPEAGKVSIVAAFSLEVNKKSVQAGKFVGTIAKICGGGGGGKPNLAQAGGRDATKLPEALETAKNDLLAALK